A part of Streptomyces sp. DSM 40750 genomic DNA contains:
- a CDS encoding SWIM zinc finger family protein, producing MTQQGVRWTAEQVLALAPDATSRKAGSKLGAAGPWSEAGTSDEGTVWGLCRGSGSKPYQTVIDVADSTGPAYKCSCPSRKFPCKHALGLLLLWAGDDAAVRPGQAPDWAEQWLAGRRSRAAERTTRTDAASGATSADTEAARRRAERRADRITAGATELEQRLTDLLRGGLAAAEQAGYGLWEETAARMVDAQAPGLAARVRELGAIPGSGPGWPIRLLEECALLHLLDQGWLRRERLPDGLAATVRSRVGLPGSPDGPPVRDRWLALAQYDTSDSRLTTRRIWLHGTESGRTALLLSYGAAGRAPELSLPVGLAFEAEVSAYPGTGQLRAALGERFTAPEPAALRPPGVTPAEAAARYGEALRDDPWLDSYPVTLTRVIPTPDGDSWQLADADSDLALPITPSARSRPGLWRLVALSGGTPVTVFGECGHRGFTPLTAWAEGPEETSGAVGQAVALC from the coding sequence ATGACTCAGCAGGGGGTGCGCTGGACGGCTGAGCAGGTGCTGGCATTGGCACCTGACGCCACGTCGCGCAAAGCCGGAAGCAAACTCGGCGCGGCCGGGCCGTGGTCGGAGGCAGGCACTTCGGACGAGGGGACGGTGTGGGGACTATGCAGAGGCAGTGGCAGCAAGCCGTATCAGACAGTGATCGACGTCGCGGACTCCACCGGGCCCGCGTACAAGTGCAGTTGTCCGAGCAGGAAGTTCCCGTGCAAGCATGCGCTGGGGCTGCTGCTGCTCTGGGCGGGCGACGACGCCGCGGTGCGGCCTGGGCAGGCGCCGGACTGGGCGGAGCAGTGGCTTGCAGGCCGCCGCTCGCGCGCAGCGGAGAGGACGACGAGGACGGACGCGGCATCTGGGGCCACGTCCGCTGACACCGAGGCGGCGCGTCGCCGAGCGGAGCGGCGCGCCGACCGGATCACCGCAGGCGCGACGGAGCTCGAACAGCGCCTGACCGACCTGCTCCGCGGCGGCCTGGCCGCCGCGGAGCAGGCGGGGTACGGGTTGTGGGAAGAGACGGCGGCCCGCATGGTCGACGCGCAGGCCCCCGGGCTTGCCGCGCGAGTAAGGGAGTTGGGCGCGATACCGGGCTCGGGCCCCGGCTGGCCGATCCGCCTCCTGGAGGAGTGCGCCCTCCTCCATCTCCTGGACCAGGGCTGGCTGCGCCGCGAGCGGCTCCCGGACGGCCTCGCGGCCACGGTCCGCTCCCGGGTCGGCCTGCCCGGCTCTCCGGACGGCCCGCCGGTCCGCGACCGCTGGCTCGCCCTCGCCCAGTACGACACGTCCGACTCCCGTCTCACCACCCGCCGCATCTGGCTCCACGGCACCGAGTCGGGCCGCACGGCACTGCTCCTCTCCTACGGAGCCGCCGGCCGCGCCCCCGAGCTGTCGCTCCCGGTCGGTCTGGCCTTCGAGGCGGAGGTGTCGGCGTACCCGGGCACGGGACAACTACGAGCGGCCCTGGGCGAGCGATTCACCGCGCCCGAGCCCGCCGCCCTACGACCGCCGGGGGTCACTCCGGCCGAAGCGGCGGCCCGCTACGGCGAGGCCCTCCGGGACGACCCCTGGCTGGACTCCTATCCGGTCACCCTCACCCGTGTCATACCGACCCCGGACGGCGACTCCTGGCAACTGGCCGACGCCGACAGCGATCTGGCCCTCCCCATCACCCCGTCCGCCCGCTCCCGCCCGGGCCTGTGGCGCCTCGTCGCCCTCTCCGGCGGCACACCCGTCACGGTCTTCGGCGAGTGCGGCCACCGTGGCTTCACACCTCTGACGGCTTGGGCGGAGGGGCCAGAGGAGACGTCGGGGGCGGTCGGGCAGGCGGTGGCTTTGTGCTGA
- a CDS encoding M23 family metallopeptidase, whose protein sequence is MNDRHPSGTATPPAPASEADPAHYASYGHQEATYGDFTTYGDYTATGLDSGTGAHATGTFAADPLFGDMPGHDNGTGSYDASQWSTGSHQTLNYDPYAAQHQAAYDTGTYDTTSWSAGYEHLAQIPAQSTGPDASGQWDASGWLQAEQSAEAVQSGPSDQTQQWVGTQHFDTGAFDATQWNTDGTPAADEHGGSDHESYDAHEHPQTEVVDFSVAAVEFAQQATATFEQLTPYDDQDQPLPGDGEFDADGADRAASLLDGEEEVTPAVTRSASPGRAATRAASRSRRRAPAKRSALLTVAVPSACVMGVAGIAAASVGATSDDTETTASVKSDDATAVKPSTANNQLDTQLESLSAEADDFADRASRTQERIDLKAQQELEQKKAAAEAARKERLRPKFALPVSQQGLSAYYGQSGVNWMSLHTGIDFPVSYGTPVMAATDGTVRTEWNSAYGNMVIVTAKDGTETWYCHLSTYKVASGTTVKAGDAIAYSGNSGNSTGPHLHFEVHPAGGSAIDPLPWLRSHGLDPT, encoded by the coding sequence GTGAACGATCGTCACCCGTCGGGGACCGCAACACCCCCGGCTCCGGCTTCCGAAGCCGACCCGGCGCACTACGCGTCGTACGGCCACCAGGAAGCCACCTATGGCGACTTCACCACGTACGGCGACTACACCGCCACAGGTCTCGACTCCGGCACCGGCGCGCACGCGACCGGCACCTTCGCGGCCGACCCCCTCTTCGGCGACATGCCGGGCCATGACAACGGCACCGGCTCCTACGACGCCTCGCAGTGGTCGACGGGCAGCCACCAGACGCTGAACTACGACCCGTACGCCGCGCAGCACCAGGCCGCGTACGACACGGGCACCTACGACACGACGTCCTGGTCGGCCGGTTACGAGCACCTCGCCCAGATCCCGGCGCAGTCGACGGGCCCCGACGCCAGCGGCCAGTGGGACGCGAGCGGCTGGCTCCAGGCCGAACAGTCCGCTGAGGCGGTCCAGTCGGGCCCGTCCGACCAGACCCAGCAGTGGGTCGGCACCCAGCACTTCGACACCGGCGCGTTCGACGCCACGCAGTGGAACACCGACGGCACGCCCGCCGCCGACGAACACGGCGGCTCCGACCACGAGTCGTACGACGCCCACGAGCACCCGCAGACCGAAGTGGTGGACTTCTCCGTCGCGGCCGTGGAGTTCGCGCAGCAGGCGACCGCCACCTTCGAGCAGCTCACCCCGTACGACGACCAGGACCAACCCCTCCCCGGCGACGGCGAGTTCGACGCCGACGGCGCGGACCGCGCCGCGTCGCTCCTCGACGGCGAGGAGGAGGTCACCCCGGCGGTGACCAGGAGCGCGAGCCCCGGCCGGGCGGCCACGCGCGCGGCTTCGCGGTCACGTCGGCGCGCTCCGGCCAAACGTTCCGCCCTGCTGACCGTGGCCGTTCCGTCGGCCTGTGTCATGGGGGTCGCGGGGATCGCGGCGGCCTCGGTCGGCGCCACGTCGGACGACACGGAGACGACCGCGTCCGTCAAGTCGGACGACGCCACCGCGGTGAAGCCCTCCACCGCCAACAACCAGCTCGACACCCAGTTGGAGAGCCTCTCCGCCGAGGCGGACGACTTCGCCGACCGGGCGAGCCGGACGCAGGAGCGCATCGATCTGAAGGCCCAGCAGGAGCTGGAACAGAAGAAGGCTGCGGCCGAGGCGGCCCGCAAGGAGCGGCTGCGCCCGAAGTTCGCGCTGCCGGTCTCCCAGCAGGGACTCAGCGCGTACTACGGGCAGTCCGGCGTCAACTGGATGTCCCTGCACACCGGCATCGACTTCCCCGTCTCGTACGGCACGCCGGTGATGGCCGCGACCGATGGCACCGTGCGCACGGAGTGGAACAGCGCCTACGGCAACATGGTCATCGTGACCGCCAAGGACGGTACGGAGACCTGGTACTGCCACCTCTCCACGTACAAGGTCGCCTCGGGTACGACCGTCAAGGCCGGTGACGCCATCGCCTACTCCGGCAACTCGGGCAACTCGACCGGCCCGCACCTGCACTTCGAGGTCCACCCGGCGGGCGGCTCGGCCATCGACCCCTTGCCGTGGCTGCGCAGCCACGGGCTGGACCCGACGTAA
- a CDS encoding DUF5682 family protein, translated as MLLGVRHHGPGSARAVRAALEAARPRVVLIEGPPEADALIPLAADEDMRPPVALLAHAVDEPGRSSFWPLAEFSPEWVAIRWALAHGVPARFIDLPATHSLAWGREEAGAAEPNGRTSRPRGATEGPEQGEGSTAAETSADGAVSAEESGEAAASAERAATDAAVTSDAAAASDAAVTSDAAAATDAAVTSDAAAALAEKTAPGETAAERDALAAEAGEASASAETSVGEAVRVDPLAALAEAAGYDDAERWWEDVVEHRGAGGDVFAPFVVLEEAMGALREVFGTGGRDRDPVREAYMRLQLRAAQKEFGNGEVAVVCGAWHVPALREKRTVAADRALLKGLPKVKADMTWVPWTHRRLARTSGYGAGIDSPGWYGHLFGAPDRPVERWLTKVAGLLREEDRIVSSAHVIEAVRLAETLAAMRGRPLPGLTETTDAVRAVMCDGSDVPLSLIHDRLVVGDVLGEVPESAPAVPLQRDLARLQRRLRLKPEALERELELDLRKENDAERSRLLHRLRLLGVEWGEPTTSRGSTGTFRETWRLRWEPELSVRVAEAGVWGTTVLSATTAKAEADAVAARSLADITGLAERCLLAELPDALPVVMRVLADRAALDADVGHLAQALPALVRSLRYGDVRATDTRALAEVAAGLAERVFVGLPPACAALDAEAAQEMRRHVDAVHGAVGLLGDAVTGERTARSGDIRARWHSVLRVLSGRDTVPGIIRGRAVRLLLDDGELAQDEVARLMGLVLSPGTAPADAAAWIEGFVGGGSGGGMLLVHDERLLGLVDAWLTGVPGDAFTDVLPLLRRTFSAYEPGVRRTLGELVRRGPGQRESATAGGTGMPGFAADLDHDRADAVLPVVRLLLGLDGDRGSAGQKNSDDNDLVGVAG; from the coding sequence TTGCTGCTCGGTGTGCGGCACCACGGGCCGGGGTCGGCGCGGGCGGTGCGGGCCGCGCTGGAGGCGGCCCGGCCCCGGGTCGTGCTGATCGAGGGACCACCGGAGGCGGACGCGCTCATCCCGCTCGCCGCCGACGAGGACATGCGGCCCCCGGTCGCCCTCCTCGCCCACGCGGTCGACGAGCCCGGCCGCTCCTCCTTCTGGCCCCTCGCCGAGTTCTCCCCGGAGTGGGTGGCCATCCGTTGGGCCCTGGCCCACGGCGTCCCGGCCCGCTTCATCGACCTGCCGGCCACGCACTCGCTGGCATGGGGCAGGGAGGAGGCCGGCGCCGCCGAGCCGAACGGGCGGACCTCACGGCCACGCGGGGCGACTGAGGGACCGGAGCAGGGCGAAGGGTCGACCGCGGCTGAGACGTCGGCTGATGGTGCCGTCTCGGCTGAGGAGTCGGGCGAGGCTGCGGCCTCGGCTGAAAGGGCGGCCACGGACGCGGCGGTGACCTCGGACGCGGCGGCGGCCTCGGACGCGGCGGTGACCTCGGACGCGGCGGCGGCCACGGACGCGGCGGTGACCTCGGACGCGGCGGCGGCCTTGGCCGAAAAGACGGCCCCGGGCGAGACGGCCGCCGAGCGAGACGCCCTGGCCGCGGAGGCGGGCGAGGCGTCGGCCTCGGCTGAGACTTCGGTGGGAGAGGCGGTTCGCGTCGACCCCCTGGCCGCGCTTGCCGAAGCCGCCGGATATGACGATGCCGAGCGGTGGTGGGAGGACGTGGTCGAGCATCGGGGGGCCGGTGGGGACGTCTTCGCGCCGTTCGTTGTGCTGGAGGAGGCGATGGGCGCGCTGCGGGAGGTGTTCGGGACCGGGGGGCGCGATCGGGATCCGGTACGCGAGGCGTATATGAGGTTGCAACTACGGGCCGCACAGAAGGAGTTCGGCAACGGCGAGGTGGCCGTCGTGTGCGGGGCCTGGCATGTGCCCGCGCTGCGGGAGAAGCGGACCGTGGCCGCCGATCGGGCGCTGCTGAAGGGGCTGCCCAAGGTCAAGGCCGACATGACCTGGGTGCCGTGGACGCACCGGAGGCTGGCCCGGACCAGCGGTTACGGAGCGGGGATCGACTCGCCGGGCTGGTACGGGCACCTGTTCGGCGCACCCGACCGTCCCGTGGAGCGGTGGCTGACCAAGGTGGCGGGGCTGCTGCGCGAGGAGGACCGGATCGTCTCCTCCGCGCATGTCATCGAGGCGGTCCGACTGGCGGAGACGCTGGCCGCGATGCGCGGCCGCCCGCTGCCGGGGCTCACGGAGACCACCGACGCCGTACGGGCGGTGATGTGCGACGGCTCGGACGTGCCACTGTCGCTGATACATGACCGGCTGGTGGTCGGCGACGTACTGGGGGAGGTGCCCGAGTCGGCGCCGGCGGTGCCGTTGCAGCGGGACCTCGCCCGGCTCCAGCGGCGGTTGCGGCTCAAGCCGGAGGCACTGGAGCGGGAGCTGGAACTCGACCTGCGGAAGGAGAACGACGCGGAGCGCAGCCGGCTGCTGCACCGGCTGCGGCTGCTCGGCGTCGAGTGGGGCGAGCCGACGACCTCGCGCGGCAGCACGGGCACGTTCCGGGAGACCTGGCGGCTGCGCTGGGAGCCGGAGCTGTCGGTGCGGGTCGCCGAGGCCGGCGTGTGGGGGACCACCGTGCTCTCCGCGACGACCGCGAAGGCCGAGGCGGACGCCGTCGCGGCCCGTTCGCTCGCCGACATCACCGGGCTCGCCGAGCGCTGCCTGCTCGCCGAACTCCCCGACGCCCTGCCCGTGGTGATGAGGGTGCTCGCCGACCGCGCCGCCCTCGACGCCGACGTCGGCCACCTGGCCCAGGCCCTCCCGGCCCTCGTCCGCTCCCTCCGCTACGGCGACGTCCGCGCCACCGACACCAGGGCGCTGGCCGAGGTCGCCGCCGGGCTCGCCGAGCGCGTCTTCGTCGGGCTCCCGCCCGCGTGCGCCGCGCTCGACGCGGAGGCGGCACAGGAGATGCGCCGCCACGTGGACGCGGTGCACGGCGCGGTGGGGCTGCTGGGTGACGCCGTCACGGGGGAGCGCACGGCACGGAGCGGTGACATACGGGCCCGCTGGCACTCGGTGCTCCGCGTCCTCTCCGGGCGGGACACCGTCCCGGGCATCATCCGGGGCCGGGCCGTACGACTTCTGCTGGACGACGGGGAGTTGGCACAGGACGAGGTAGCACGGCTCATGGGGCTCGTGCTGTCGCCCGGTACGGCGCCGGCCGACGCGGCGGCGTGGATCGAGGGGTTCGTCGGCGGCGGCTCCGGCGGCGGGATGCTGCTGGTGCACGACGAGCGGCTGCTCGGCCTGGTGGACGCCTGGCTGACCGGGGTGCCCGGGGACGCGTTCACGGACGTACTGCCGTTGCTGCGGCGCACGTTCTCGGCGTACGAGCCGGGGGTGCGTCGGACGCTCGGCGAGCTGGTGCGGCGCGGGCCGGGGCAACGGGAGAGCGCGACGGCCGGCGGGACCGGCATGCCGGGCTTCGCGGCCGACCTCGACCACGACCGTGCGGACGCGGTCCTGCCGGTGGTGCGGCTGCTGCTCGGCCTGGACGGCGACCGGGGGAGCGCCGGCCAGAAGAACTCCGACGACAACGACCTTGTGGGGGTGGCGGGATGA
- a CDS encoding lipase family alpha/beta hydrolase, giving the protein MKVTRAIAPLFPLCERFLPARLAGLSVTLLKATALELAILAGHLLLYPAGMTQERRVTPTLPPPDAPRLPTEEQPPVVLLHGFIDNRSVFVLLRRSLAQHGGRHIESLNYSPLTCDIRTAAELLGRHIEDICERTGQAQVDVVGHSLGGLIARYYAQRLGGDHRVRTLVTLGTPHGGTRVAPLANAHPIVRQMRPGSEVLEELREPAPGCRTHFVAFWSDLDHLMDPLETACVDHPDLMAQNIRVTGIGHLALPVHPAVAAGIRQALDTSRTGARAAAHPGGLTVA; this is encoded by the coding sequence ATGAAGGTCACCAGGGCGATAGCGCCCCTTTTTCCGCTCTGTGAGCGATTCCTGCCCGCCAGGCTGGCAGGCCTGTCCGTGACCCTCCTCAAGGCGACCGCCCTGGAGCTGGCGATCCTCGCCGGTCATCTGCTGCTCTACCCGGCCGGGATGACGCAGGAGCGCCGGGTCACGCCCACGCTCCCCCCGCCCGACGCGCCCCGGCTCCCCACGGAGGAGCAGCCTCCGGTCGTCCTGCTGCACGGCTTCATCGACAACCGCTCGGTCTTCGTCCTGCTGCGCCGCTCCCTCGCGCAGCACGGCGGCCGGCACATCGAGTCGCTCAACTACTCGCCCCTCACCTGCGACATCCGCACCGCCGCCGAGTTGCTCGGTCGGCACATCGAGGACATCTGCGAGCGCACGGGACAGGCACAGGTGGACGTCGTCGGGCACAGCCTCGGCGGACTGATAGCGCGGTACTACGCGCAGCGGCTCGGCGGCGACCACCGCGTCCGCACGCTCGTCACGCTCGGCACCCCGCACGGCGGCACTCGCGTCGCGCCGCTGGCGAACGCGCACCCGATCGTCCGCCAGATGCGACCGGGTTCGGAGGTGCTGGAGGAACTCCGCGAGCCGGCGCCGGGCTGTCGTACGCACTTCGTGGCGTTCTGGAGCGACCTCGACCACCTGATGGATCCACTGGAGACCGCCTGCGTCGACCACCCGGACCTGATGGCCCAGAACATCCGGGTCACCGGCATCGGCCACCTCGCCCTGCCCGTACACCCGGCCGTCGCCGCCGGAATACGGCAGGCCCTCGACACCTCCCGTACAGGGGCCCGCGCGGCCGCCCATCCCGGCGGCCTGACCGTGGCCTGA
- a CDS encoding ATP-binding protein → MPASTGTTTVDPSHNQSAPANTHTRAHMDAGVDARTGGDVLRAHAEHAFADELTALAAQDDRPRPARWKLSPWAVATYLLGGTLSDGTVITPKYVGPRRIVEVAVTTLATDRALLLLGVPGTAKTWVSEHLAAAVSGDSTLLVQGTAGTPEEAIRYGWNYARLLAHGPSRDALVPSPVMRAMAEGMTARVEELTRIPADVQDTLITILSEKTLPIPELGQEVQAVRGFNLIATANDRDRGVNDLSSALRRRFNTVVLPLPESADAEVDIVSRRVDQIGRSLDLPAAPDGIDEIRRVVTVFRELRDGVTADGRTKLKSPSGTLSTAEAISVVTNGLALAAHFGDGVLRPSDVAAGILGAVVRDPAADRVIWQEYLEAVVRERDGWTDFYRACREVSA, encoded by the coding sequence ATGCCTGCGTCTACTGGAACGACCACTGTCGACCCGAGCCACAACCAGTCCGCGCCCGCGAACACGCACACGCGTGCGCACATGGATGCGGGTGTGGACGCGCGCACGGGCGGCGATGTTCTGCGGGCCCACGCCGAGCACGCCTTCGCCGATGAACTGACCGCGCTGGCCGCCCAGGACGACCGGCCCCGGCCGGCCCGCTGGAAGCTCTCGCCGTGGGCCGTCGCCACATATCTGCTCGGCGGGACGCTCTCGGACGGCACGGTGATCACACCGAAGTACGTCGGGCCGCGCCGCATCGTCGAGGTCGCCGTCACGACCCTCGCCACCGACCGCGCCCTGCTCCTGCTCGGCGTGCCCGGCACCGCCAAGACCTGGGTCTCCGAGCACCTGGCGGCGGCCGTCAGCGGCGACTCCACACTGCTCGTACAAGGCACGGCGGGCACCCCGGAGGAGGCGATCCGCTACGGCTGGAACTACGCGCGGCTGCTCGCCCACGGCCCGAGTCGCGATGCCCTCGTGCCCAGCCCCGTCATGCGGGCCATGGCGGAGGGCATGACGGCCCGCGTCGAGGAGCTGACCCGTATCCCGGCCGACGTCCAGGACACGCTGATCACGATTCTGTCCGAGAAGACGCTGCCGATACCAGAGCTGGGGCAGGAAGTGCAGGCCGTCCGGGGCTTCAACCTCATCGCCACGGCCAACGACCGCGACCGCGGGGTCAACGACCTGTCCAGCGCCCTGCGCCGCCGTTTCAACACGGTGGTGCTGCCGCTGCCGGAGAGTGCCGACGCCGAGGTCGACATCGTCTCGCGCCGCGTCGACCAGATCGGCCGCTCCCTCGACCTGCCGGCCGCGCCCGACGGCATCGACGAGATCCGCCGCGTCGTCACCGTCTTCCGAGAGCTCCGCGACGGCGTCACCGCGGACGGCCGTACGAAGCTGAAGTCGCCCAGCGGCACCCTGTCGACCGCCGAGGCGATCTCCGTCGTCACCAATGGGCTGGCTCTCGCCGCCCACTTCGGCGACGGCGTCCTGCGCCCGTCCGACGTCGCCGCCGGCATCCTCGGCGCGGTCGTCCGCGACCCGGCCGCCGACCGCGTCATCTGGCAGGAGTACCTGGAGGCGGTCGTACGCGAGCGCGACGGCTGGACGGACTTCTACCGCGCCTGCCGTGAGGTGAGCGCGTGA
- a CDS encoding DUF5691 domain-containing protein: MTSTSEASAGSSWEELVTTALLGTDRRTPPGSAPGREAPVALLDAAATETVRRRAGIRPVRAVARPEPVAPDRRPPLPPAATRRLATLLADRPGTGGGRRGAAPDLMELLPQWLALANAYGYAAPPEALPALLDAARGRTDLRPAALTFAGTRALWLARLNTDWRFALRATPGGGAALPGPDEPERIQRLWREGLFAERVALLTAVRARDAASARELLASTWSTERAEDRLMFLDTLRTGLGAQDEPFLEAGLADRSRNVRATAAELLSALPDSALAERMAKRATACVAVDHTVGAPTLVVEAPHECNPGMERDGVLPKAPAGRGERSWWLGQLVEAAPLGAWSRRFGGRTPEEIVALPVADDWRGELHGAWCRAAVRQRDPGWSRALLGSPSTPEAGGPGAVSLAERAKLLATLEGGERAGWVAGFIATHGLSEAFQLLGVCAVPWAPPLGRAVVDALNIARDAGSYPWSFSGVMGLAERCLDPVEVVRLEPLTATPEDAEDSAPGAGGYWAEAFQRLTTTLRLRATMQGELAPPQ, translated from the coding sequence ATGACCAGCACGTCAGAAGCTTCGGCGGGGTCCTCCTGGGAGGAGCTCGTCACCACGGCGCTGCTCGGTACGGATCGCCGTACGCCGCCGGGGTCGGCGCCGGGCCGGGAGGCGCCCGTGGCGCTGCTGGACGCGGCGGCCACGGAGACCGTGCGGCGCAGGGCTGGGATACGGCCCGTGCGGGCGGTGGCGCGGCCGGAGCCGGTGGCACCGGATCGGCGGCCGCCGTTGCCGCCCGCCGCGACGCGGAGACTCGCGACCTTGCTGGCCGACCGGCCCGGCACGGGTGGCGGCCGCCGGGGTGCGGCGCCCGATCTGATGGAACTGCTGCCCCAGTGGCTGGCATTGGCCAACGCATACGGGTATGCGGCGCCTCCGGAGGCCCTGCCCGCGCTGCTGGACGCGGCACGCGGCCGTACGGATCTGCGCCCCGCCGCCCTGACCTTCGCGGGCACGCGTGCGCTGTGGCTGGCACGGCTGAACACGGACTGGCGGTTCGCGCTGCGTGCCACGCCGGGCGGTGGCGCGGCCCTGCCCGGTCCGGACGAGCCGGAGCGGATCCAACGGCTCTGGCGGGAAGGCCTGTTCGCGGAGCGCGTCGCGCTGCTCACGGCGGTACGGGCACGGGATGCCGCGTCGGCACGCGAGTTGCTGGCGTCCACATGGTCGACGGAGCGGGCCGAGGACCGGCTCATGTTCCTCGACACACTCCGCACGGGGCTGGGGGCGCAGGACGAGCCGTTCCTGGAGGCCGGGTTGGCGGACCGCAGCCGGAATGTGCGGGCGACGGCGGCGGAGCTGCTGTCCGCGCTGCCCGACTCCGCGCTCGCGGAGCGGATGGCGAAGCGGGCGACCGCGTGTGTGGCCGTCGACCACACCGTCGGCGCGCCCACGCTCGTGGTCGAGGCACCGCACGAGTGCAACCCCGGCATGGAACGTGATGGTGTGCTGCCCAAGGCTCCGGCCGGGCGGGGTGAACGGTCGTGGTGGCTGGGCCAGTTGGTGGAGGCGGCGCCGCTCGGGGCGTGGTCGCGGCGGTTCGGGGGGCGTACGCCGGAGGAGATCGTGGCGCTGCCGGTCGCGGACGACTGGCGGGGGGAGTTGCACGGGGCGTGGTGCCGGGCGGCGGTGCGGCAGCGGGATCCCGGGTGGTCGCGGGCGTTGTTGGGGTCGCCCTCCACGCCGGAGGCCGGGGGTCCGGGGGCCGTGTCGCTGGCCGAGCGGGCGAAGTTGCTGGCGACGCTGGAGGGTGGAGAGCGGGCCGGGTGGGTGGCGGGGTTCATCGCCACGCATGGGTTGTCGGAGGCGTTTCAGCTGTTGGGTGTGTGTGCGGTGCCGTGGGCTCCGCCGTTGGGGCGGGCCGTGGTGGACGCGCTCAATATCGCGCGGGACGCGGGGAGCTATCCCTGGAGTTTCAGTGGGGTGATGGGGCTGGCCGAGCGGTGTCTGGATCCTGTGGAGGTGGTGCGTCTCGAGCCGCTCACGGCTACGCCGGAGGATGCGGAGGACTCTGCGCCGGGGGCTGGGGGGTACTGGGCCGAGGCGTTTCAGCGGCTGACCACTACGTTGCGGTTGCGGGCGACGATGCAGGGGGAGCTGGCGCCGCCACAGTGA
- a CDS encoding cobalamin B12-binding domain-containing protein, which produces MGVAAGPIRVVVAKPGLDGHDRGAKVIARALRDAGMEVIYTGLHQTPEQIVDTAIQEDADAIGLSILSGAHNTLFAAVIDLLKDRDAEDILVFGGGIIPEADIAPLKEKGVAEIFTPGATTASIVDWVRANARQPAGA; this is translated from the coding sequence ATGGGTGTGGCAGCCGGTCCGATCCGCGTGGTGGTCGCCAAGCCGGGACTCGACGGTCACGATCGCGGGGCCAAGGTGATCGCGCGGGCGCTGCGCGACGCCGGTATGGAGGTCATCTACACCGGCCTCCACCAGACGCCCGAGCAGATCGTCGACACGGCGATCCAGGAGGATGCCGACGCGATCGGCCTCTCCATCCTCTCCGGCGCCCACAACACCCTCTTCGCCGCCGTCATCGACCTCCTCAAGGACCGTGACGCCGAGGACATCCTCGTCTTCGGCGGCGGCATCATCCCCGAGGCGGACATCGCACCGCTGAAGGAGAAGGGTGTCGCCGAGATCTTCACACCGGGGGCGACGACGGCGTCGATCGTGGACTGGGTGCGGGCGAACGCACGACAGCCGGCGGGCGCGTAG
- a CDS encoding VWA domain-containing protein, with product MTTGAAAAATVTTGLDPDAADERLRRWRLVLGGESADGTGRALGGRDAAMDQALTALYGKGDKSQAGRDRSAGLGASAPSVARWLGDIRTYFPSSVVQVMQRDAIDRLGLSALLLEPEMLEAVEADVHLVGTLLSLNKAMPETTKETARAVVRKVVEDLEKRLATRTRATLTGALDRSARVNRPRHHDIDWNRTIAANLKNYLPEYRTVVPERLIGYGRASQSVKKEVVLCIDQSGSMAASVVYASVFGAVLASMRSISTRLVVFDTAVVDLTDQLDDPVDVLFGTQLGGGTDINRALAYCQSQITRPAETVVVLISDLYEGGIRDEMLKRVAAMKASGVQFVTLLALSDEGAPAYDREHAAALAALGAPAFACTPDLFPEVMAAAIEKRPLPIPDGA from the coding sequence ATGACGACCGGGGCGGCAGCAGCGGCGACAGTAACGACCGGGCTGGATCCGGACGCGGCCGACGAGCGGTTGCGCCGCTGGCGGCTCGTGCTCGGCGGTGAGTCGGCGGACGGCACGGGTCGCGCGCTGGGCGGGCGGGACGCGGCGATGGACCAGGCGTTGACCGCGCTGTACGGGAAGGGGGACAAGTCGCAGGCGGGGCGGGACCGTTCGGCGGGGCTCGGGGCGTCGGCGCCGTCGGTGGCGCGGTGGCTCGGGGACATCCGGACGTACTTCCCCTCGTCCGTCGTACAGGTCATGCAACGGGACGCCATCGACCGGCTCGGACTGTCCGCGCTGTTGCTGGAGCCGGAGATGCTGGAGGCGGTGGAGGCGGACGTCCACCTCGTCGGCACCCTGCTCTCGCTCAACAAGGCCATGCCGGAGACGACGAAGGAGACCGCGCGGGCCGTCGTACGCAAGGTCGTCGAGGATCTGGAGAAGCGGCTCGCCACCCGCACCCGGGCCACCCTCACCGGTGCCCTCGACCGCAGTGCCCGCGTCAACCGGCCGCGTCACCACGACATCGACTGGAACCGCACGATCGCGGCCAATCTCAAGAACTACCTGCCGGAGTACCGGACGGTGGTGCCCGAGCGGCTCATCGGGTACGGGCGGGCCTCCCAGTCGGTGAAGAAGGAGGTCGTCCTGTGCATCGACCAGTCGGGGTCGATGGCGGCGTCCGTCGTCTACGCGTCCGTCTTCGGGGCGGTGCTGGCGTCCATGCGGTCCATCAGCACCCGGCTCGTCGTCTTCGACACAGCTGTCGTCGACCTCACGGACCAGCTCGACGACCCGGTCGACGTCCTCTTCGGTACCCAGCTCGGCGGCGGCACGGACATCAACAGGGCGCTCGCGTACTGCCAGTCGCAGATCACCCGGCCCGCGGAAACCGTGGTCGTGCTGATCAGCGACCTCTATGAGGGCGGCATACGCGACGAGATGCTGAAGCGGGTGGCGGCGATGAAGGCGTCGGGGGTGCAGTTCGTGACGCTGCTGGCGCTCTCCGACGAAGGGGCGCCGGCGTACGACCGCGAGCACGCGGCGGCCCTCGCGGCCCTCGGCGCACCGGCGTTCGCCTGCACGCCCGACCTCTTCCCGGAGGTGATGGCGGCCGCCATCGAGAAGCGGCCGTTGCCGATACCGGACGGTGCGTGA